Proteins from one Longimicrobium sp. genomic window:
- the rpsU gene encoding 30S ribosomal protein S21, whose protein sequence is MSVVEIQLAETDRLDWALKQFRRRMIRSGMFKDMRRKRFYEKPSEAKKAKAKAAERRRHKDRKRAARRFDF, encoded by the coding sequence ATGAGCGTGGTAGAGATCCAGCTGGCGGAGACCGACCGCCTGGACTGGGCGCTGAAGCAGTTCCGGCGCCGGATGATCCGCTCCGGGATGTTCAAGGACATGCGCCGGAAGCGCTTCTACGAAAAGCCCAGCGAGGCCAAGAAGGCCAAGGCCAAGGCCGCCGAGCGCCGCCGGCACAAGGACCGGAAGCGGGCGGCCCGCCGCTTCGACTTCTAG
- a CDS encoding NUDIX hydrolase: MAARRRRGARGKGGAAARAVVETSAGGVIYRWAGGTAHILLIRDRYRHWGFPKGHVEGGETAADAALREVAEETGLTALRLERELRTIDWFFRFRGRLIHKYCHFYLIESPDGDTCPQVEEGITECVWLPLHQAIESISYDNAREVLRIAADWLREAAGGVPTDGSGGPSPSEDEALSSAVPGRSSPG, from the coding sequence GTGGCCGCCCGGCGTAGGCGCGGCGCGCGCGGCAAGGGCGGCGCGGCGGCCCGGGCGGTGGTGGAGACCAGCGCCGGCGGGGTCATCTACCGCTGGGCCGGCGGCACCGCGCACATCCTCCTGATCCGCGACCGCTACCGGCACTGGGGCTTCCCCAAGGGCCACGTGGAGGGGGGCGAGACGGCGGCCGACGCGGCGCTGCGCGAGGTGGCCGAGGAGACCGGGCTCACGGCGCTGCGGCTGGAGCGCGAGCTGCGCACCATCGACTGGTTCTTCCGCTTCCGCGGCCGGCTGATCCACAAGTACTGCCACTTCTACCTGATCGAGTCGCCCGACGGCGACACCTGCCCGCAGGTGGAGGAAGGCATCACCGAGTGCGTGTGGCTCCCCCTGCACCAGGCCATCGAGTCGATCTCCTACGACAACGCCCGCGAGGTCCTGCGCATCGCCGCCGACTGGCTGCGGGAGGCGGCGGGCGGGGTGCCGACAGACGGCTCGGGAGGACCATCGCCGTCGGAAGACGAGGCGCTCTCGTCCGCCGTCCCGGGCCGCTCTTCTCCCGGATGA
- a CDS encoding aspartate-semialdehyde dehydrogenase, with the protein MHVAVLGATGAVGRTMLEVLAERRVPVDRLTLLASERSAGKTVEWGGREWTVQPPRPGVFRGVDVALFSAGGDRSREWAPRAAEEGAVVIDNSSAWRMDPRVPLVVPEVNPRALAERPRGIVANPNCSTIQMVVALQAIRKAAGLTRVVATTFQSVSGAGETGREALRREEGGEGLEGVKLGAPVEGSPFTRRIAANVVPQIGDFDAQGWTGEERKMIQETRKILELPELPVAATCVRVPVDVGHSVQVMVETERELTLDSLRLALAAFPGILIAGGPESFPTPLEIAGRNEVFVGRVRADPELPRTFHLWVVADNLRKGAATNAVQILERLDGGRPA; encoded by the coding sequence ATGCACGTCGCCGTCCTGGGGGCCACGGGCGCGGTGGGGCGCACCATGCTCGAGGTGCTGGCCGAGCGCCGCGTCCCCGTCGACCGGCTCACCCTGCTGGCCTCGGAGCGCTCCGCCGGGAAGACGGTGGAGTGGGGCGGGCGCGAGTGGACGGTGCAGCCCCCGAGGCCGGGCGTCTTCCGCGGGGTCGACGTGGCGCTCTTCTCCGCCGGCGGCGACCGCTCCAGGGAGTGGGCGCCGCGCGCGGCGGAGGAGGGCGCGGTGGTGATCGACAACTCCTCGGCGTGGCGGATGGACCCGCGCGTCCCCCTGGTGGTCCCCGAGGTGAACCCGCGCGCGCTGGCCGAGCGGCCCAGGGGGATCGTGGCCAACCCCAACTGCTCCACCATCCAGATGGTGGTCGCCCTGCAGGCGATCCGGAAGGCGGCGGGGCTCACCCGTGTCGTCGCCACGACGTTCCAGTCGGTGAGCGGGGCGGGGGAGACCGGGCGCGAGGCGCTGCGCCGCGAGGAGGGCGGCGAGGGGCTCGAGGGGGTGAAGCTGGGGGCTCCGGTGGAAGGCTCGCCCTTCACCCGGCGCATCGCCGCCAACGTGGTGCCGCAGATCGGCGACTTCGACGCCCAGGGGTGGACGGGCGAGGAGCGCAAGATGATCCAGGAGACGCGCAAGATCCTGGAGCTCCCCGAGCTTCCCGTGGCCGCCACCTGCGTGCGGGTCCCCGTCGACGTGGGGCACAGCGTGCAGGTGATGGTGGAGACCGAGCGGGAGCTCACGCTCGACTCGCTGCGCCTGGCGCTGGCGGCCTTTCCCGGCATCCTGATCGCCGGCGGCCCCGAGAGCTTCCCCACCCCGCTGGAGATCGCGGGCCGCAACGAGGTGTTCGTGGGCCGCGTGCGCGCCGACCCCGAGCTGCCGCGCACCTTCCACCTGTGGGTGGTGGCCGACAACCTGCGCAAGGGCGCCGCCACCAACGCGGTGCAGATCCTGGAGCGGCTGGACGGTGGCCGCCCGGCGTAG
- a CDS encoding aspartate kinase → MLVVQKYGGTSVGTSERIRAVARRVADARRRGDDLVVVVSAMGHTTDELTGLAAEVTGKARPQAEHAREMDMLLTAGERIAAALLSMAIREEGFEARSFTGSQAAIITDTSHTAARILDVRGDRVRDALSEGCIAIVAGFQGVSTAREITTLGRGGSDTTAVALAARLGAGRCEIYTDVDGVYTADPRRVPGARIIPVISHAEMLEMATSGAQVMHGRAVDIGARFGVDIRVLSSFADGGGDGGAPRGTLITSREEMEDLVLREVTGLASKGGQAKLVLRGLEPGMRTQTELLEALAAAGVSVDMLAGSFEADGRLQLQLTVAEEDAERADEVAHRVAGRSGGAHVAAHGGLARIALVGHGMHGRPGVYARAYRALLDAGVEVHGASTSSTSITVLVPAEREDEALVALHAAFALDGRGGASSPEGEG, encoded by the coding sequence ATGCTGGTCGTCCAGAAATACGGCGGCACCTCGGTCGGCACGTCCGAGCGCATCCGCGCGGTCGCCCGGCGGGTGGCGGATGCCCGGCGGCGCGGCGACGACCTGGTGGTCGTGGTCTCGGCGATGGGGCACACCACCGACGAGCTGACCGGGCTGGCGGCGGAGGTCACGGGGAAGGCGCGGCCGCAGGCCGAGCACGCGCGGGAGATGGACATGCTGCTCACCGCCGGCGAGCGGATCGCGGCGGCGCTGCTGAGCATGGCCATCCGCGAGGAGGGGTTCGAGGCGCGCTCCTTCACCGGGAGCCAGGCGGCCATCATCACCGACACCAGCCACACCGCCGCGCGCATCCTGGACGTGAGGGGCGACCGCGTGCGCGACGCGCTCTCCGAGGGGTGCATCGCCATCGTGGCCGGCTTCCAGGGGGTGAGCACCGCGCGCGAGATCACCACCCTGGGGCGCGGCGGCTCCGACACCACGGCGGTGGCGCTGGCGGCCAGGCTCGGCGCCGGCCGCTGCGAGATCTACACCGACGTCGACGGCGTCTACACGGCCGACCCGCGGCGCGTCCCCGGGGCGCGGATCATCCCCGTCATCTCGCACGCGGAGATGCTGGAGATGGCCACCTCGGGGGCGCAGGTCATGCATGGACGGGCCGTGGACATCGGCGCGCGCTTCGGGGTGGACATCCGCGTGCTCTCCTCGTTCGCGGACGGCGGTGGGGACGGCGGGGCGCCGCGCGGGACGCTGATCACGTCGAGGGAGGAGATGGAAGACCTGGTTCTGCGCGAGGTGACGGGGCTGGCGTCGAAGGGCGGCCAGGCCAAGCTGGTGCTGCGCGGCCTGGAGCCCGGGATGCGCACCCAGACCGAGCTGCTGGAGGCGCTGGCCGCCGCCGGGGTGAGCGTCGACATGCTCGCCGGGTCGTTCGAGGCCGACGGGCGGCTGCAGCTGCAGCTCACCGTGGCCGAGGAGGACGCGGAGCGGGCGGACGAGGTGGCGCACCGGGTGGCCGGCCGCTCCGGGGGCGCGCACGTGGCCGCGCACGGGGGGCTGGCGCGCATCGCCCTGGTGGGGCACGGGATGCACGGGCGCCCCGGCGTCTACGCCCGCGCCTACCGCGCGCTCCTGGACGCGGGCGTCGAGGTGCACGGGGCGTCGACCTCCTCGACGTCGATCACCGTGCTGGTCCCCGCCGAGCGCGAGGACGAGGCGCTCGTCGCGCTGCACGCCGCCTTCGCGCTGGACGGGCGGGGCGGCGCGTCCTCGCCGGAAGGGGAGGGCTAG
- a CDS encoding MlaD family protein — MRLKNEALVGMVVLAGILVALVGAIWLSGQSFGSPQRTLTAVFTEVGVLAEGSPVKYRGVKVGRVSAIELVPQGNGVLVTMAVDDRVVLPRDAGALISPESFFGDWQVALVSRAANSSLDFVQMPGTDALPGATMPDITQLTAVAADIAEDMQILSDRVQLAFTEETAINIRETLGDLRDVSQQIEGFIDQQTRVYGQVGRNVLESTANVRTTTAEASLAAREIRRTISEGEIQAVLANAQRASNNLAALSDQLRGATSGVPGMVARADTTIASFGETARTLNETIRGLQPGLAELGPTMVEARSAVSTLNRAMTAIEQGNGSLGRLLQDPALYEETQRAIVTLQRLLADIQQNPAKYIGQLQIF, encoded by the coding sequence ATGAGGCTGAAGAACGAGGCCCTGGTGGGGATGGTGGTGCTGGCGGGGATCCTGGTGGCGCTGGTGGGGGCGATCTGGCTCTCGGGCCAGTCGTTCGGCTCGCCGCAGCGGACTCTCACCGCCGTGTTCACCGAGGTGGGGGTGCTGGCCGAGGGGAGCCCGGTGAAGTACCGCGGGGTGAAGGTGGGGCGGGTGAGCGCCATCGAGCTGGTGCCGCAGGGCAACGGCGTGCTGGTGACCATGGCGGTGGACGACCGGGTGGTGCTCCCGCGCGACGCGGGGGCGCTGATCTCGCCCGAATCGTTCTTCGGCGACTGGCAGGTGGCGCTGGTGTCGCGCGCGGCCAACTCGAGCCTCGACTTCGTGCAGATGCCCGGCACCGACGCGCTCCCCGGCGCCACCATGCCCGACATCACCCAGCTCACCGCCGTGGCCGCCGACATCGCCGAGGACATGCAGATCCTCAGCGACCGGGTGCAGCTGGCCTTCACCGAGGAGACGGCCATCAACATCCGCGAGACGCTGGGCGACCTGCGCGACGTGAGCCAGCAGATCGAGGGCTTCATCGACCAGCAGACGCGCGTCTACGGGCAGGTGGGGCGCAACGTCCTGGAGTCGACCGCCAACGTCCGCACCACCACCGCCGAGGCGTCGCTGGCCGCGCGCGAGATCCGCCGCACCATCAGCGAGGGCGAGATCCAGGCGGTGCTGGCCAACGCGCAGCGGGCCAGCAACAACCTGGCGGCGCTCTCCGACCAGCTGCGCGGCGCCACCTCGGGAGTGCCCGGGATGGTGGCGCGGGCCGACACCACCATCGCCTCGTTCGGCGAGACGGCGCGGACGCTGAACGAGACGATCCGCGGGCTGCAGCCCGGCCTGGCGGAGCTGGGCCCGACCATGGTGGAGGCGAGGAGCGCCGTGTCCACCCTCAACCGGGCGATGACGGCGATCGAGCAGGGCAACGGCTCCCTGGGCCGCCTGCTGCAGGACCCGGCGCTCTACGAGGAGACGCAGCGGGCGATCGTGACGCTGCAGCGCCTGCTGGCCGACATCCAGCAGAACCCGGCGAAGTACATCGGGCAGCTGCAGATCTTTTAA
- a CDS encoding ABC transporter ATP-binding protein, with product MSIELKDIHKAFGPKQVLRGLTLDVEEGETVSLVGFSGAGKSVALKHINGLLRPDRGTVFVDGQEVPKLPRLDLYRLRLDIGYVFQFAALFDSMTVAENILMGLRKKGGMSEREMRSRIGESLALVDLGGFEERLPAELSGGQRKRAGLARAIAYRPKYLLYDEPTSGLDPVTTTVIDQLIMRMKEELGVTSLVITHDMKSAYSISDRIAMLYQGRVVEVGTPDEIRNSTNEVVRSFVEGRPDLAHDAEIPQPPAAETRRQI from the coding sequence GTGAGCATCGAGCTGAAGGACATCCACAAGGCGTTCGGGCCCAAGCAGGTGCTGCGCGGCCTCACCCTCGACGTGGAAGAGGGCGAGACGGTGTCGCTGGTGGGCTTCTCGGGGGCGGGGAAGTCGGTGGCGCTCAAGCACATCAACGGGCTGCTCCGCCCCGACCGCGGCACCGTGTTCGTGGACGGGCAGGAGGTGCCGAAGCTGCCGCGCCTGGACCTGTACCGGCTGCGGCTCGACATCGGCTACGTCTTCCAGTTCGCCGCGCTGTTCGACTCCATGACGGTGGCCGAGAACATCCTGATGGGGCTCAGGAAGAAGGGCGGGATGAGCGAGCGGGAGATGCGCTCCCGCATCGGCGAGTCGCTGGCGCTGGTGGACCTGGGGGGCTTCGAGGAGCGCCTCCCGGCCGAGCTCTCGGGCGGGCAGCGCAAGCGCGCGGGGCTGGCGCGGGCCATCGCGTACCGCCCCAAGTACCTGCTCTACGACGAGCCCACCAGCGGGCTGGACCCGGTCACCACCACGGTGATCGACCAGCTGATCATGCGGATGAAGGAGGAGCTGGGGGTCACCAGCCTGGTGATCACCCACGACATGAAGAGCGCCTATTCGATCAGCGACCGCATCGCCATGCTGTACCAGGGGCGGGTGGTCGAGGTGGGGACGCCGGACGAGATCCGGAACTCCACCAACGAGGTGGTGCGCAGCTTCGTGGAGGGTCGCCCCGACCTGGCCCACGACGCGGAAATTCCGCAGCCCCCGGCCGCGGAGACACGGAGGCAAATATGA
- a CDS encoding ABC transporter permease, giving the protein MSVQGRLENLGAATLRGFSGMGVFSRFAAEGARSTKDVGTWGPLLAVQMRKLGVNSIPIALFLSAFTGIVLALQASYTFTGAIPLYFVGTLVGKTMILELGPVLTGLALAGRVGANIAAELGTMRVSEQIDALETMAYNPVAYLVVPRVLAGLLMFPIIVILADVVSIFFGLITAMSLLDMSAQQFIRGLRLFYTHFDIVYSTIKCISFGFVITLIGCYQGFHTRGGAEGVGVATTRAVVMSAIMILVLDAFWAATLLRQ; this is encoded by the coding sequence TTCGCGGCCGAGGGCGCGCGCTCCACGAAGGACGTCGGCACCTGGGGGCCGCTGCTGGCCGTGCAGATGCGCAAGCTGGGGGTGAACTCGATCCCCATCGCCCTCTTCCTCTCGGCGTTCACGGGGATCGTGCTGGCGCTGCAGGCCTCGTACACCTTCACCGGCGCCATCCCGCTCTACTTCGTGGGGACGCTGGTGGGGAAGACGATGATCCTGGAGCTGGGCCCCGTGCTCACGGGCCTCGCGCTGGCGGGGCGGGTGGGGGCCAACATCGCGGCCGAGCTGGGAACCATGCGCGTCTCCGAGCAGATCGACGCGCTGGAGACCATGGCGTACAACCCGGTGGCGTACCTGGTGGTGCCGCGGGTGCTGGCGGGGCTGCTGATGTTCCCGATCATCGTGATCCTGGCCGACGTGGTGTCGATCTTCTTCGGGCTCATCACCGCGATGAGCCTGCTCGACATGAGCGCGCAGCAGTTCATCCGGGGCTTGAGGCTCTTCTACACGCACTTCGACATCGTCTACTCGACCATCAAGTGCATCTCGTTCGGGTTCGTGATCACGCTGATCGGCTGCTACCAGGGCTTCCACACCCGCGGCGGCGCCGAAGGGGTGGGCGTGGCCACCACGCGCGCGGTGGTGATGTCGGCGATCATGATCCTGGTGCTGGACGCCTTCTGGGCCGCCACGCTGCTGCGCCAGTGA